Proteins from a genomic interval of Macrobrachium nipponense isolate FS-2020 chromosome 33, ASM1510439v2, whole genome shotgun sequence:
- the LOC135203128 gene encoding uncharacterized protein LOC135203128 produces MAKHEPEEDDPYAEFLILDRTYQHKYVIPFYLTLMDSASFSDYEVDFYLNKTQQMCDHEYSVLIKGVPETFPPATGFDKMTAQNKAAEQALQIMSRRCYTVKYRSHQAEITLRDIFKDLIAPAVPPVSQLSSNNVPSKSIKIEDGQLHKAQAGQQEISQPLQHPGMMAIVSSGPDTFGSKMLKKMGWDGGGLGKDGEGIIEPIRSSLVAGRFGFGHFKRKEIEEPVEQVGQPKEPPSTGKKKKKQKKVLGQQPQPQLSLKKITDERFIHRARLVIQDFIDNSENEDLIFSSKLTGLQRKLIHDLAPGYNLTSISFGYKSNRHLVLFRAHRVDEFLERCIKKSKGNILMNFQVIPPSVLKGTS; encoded by the exons ATGGCAAAACATGAGCCTGAAGAGGATGACCCATATGCTGAGTTTCTCATACTTGATAGAACTTATCAGCATAAATATGTGATACCATTTTACCTAACATTAATGGATTCTGCCAGTTTCTCAGATTATGAAGTGGATTTCTATTTGAATAAGACCCAGCAAAT GTGTGATCATGAATATTCTGTCTTGATAAAGGGAGTCCCAGAAACCTTTCCACCAGCCACAGGGTTTGACAAAATGACTGCCCAGAATAAAGCAGCAGAGCAGGCACTTCAGATAATGTCACGTCGTTGTTACACTGTTAAG TATAGATCACATCAAGCTGAGATTACATTGCGAGATATCTTTAAAGATCTGATAGCCCCAGCCGTACCTCCAGTAAGTCAGCTGTCTTCAAATAATGTTCCAAGCAAAAGTATTAAGATAGAAGATGGGCAGTTGCATAAAGCTCAAGCTGGCCAACAGGAAATATCCCAACCATTGCAACATCCAGGAATGATGGCAATTGTTTCATCAGGTCCCGATACCTTTGGAAGTAAGATGTTGAAAAAGATGGGCTGGGATGGTGGTGGCCTTGGTAAAGATGGTGAAGGCATTATAGAACCTATTAG ATCATCCCTTGTTGCTGGTCGCTTTGGCTTTGGGCACTTTAAACGTAAAGAGATAGAAGAGCCTGTTGAACAGGTTGGGCAGCCAAAAGAGCCACCTagtactggtaaaaaaaaaaagaaacagaaaaaagtacTAGGACAGCAACCTCAACCACAACTCTCACTGAAGAAGATAACAGACGAGAGGTTTATCCACCGGGCCCGTTTAGTAATCCAAGACTTCATTGACAATTCAGAGAATGAAGATCTGATATTCTCCTCAAAACTCACAGGgttacaaagaaaattaattcatga CTTGGCTCCAGGGTACAACCTGACTAGCATCAGCTTTGGATACAAGAGTAATCGACACTTAGTACTATTTCGAGCTCACCGTGTAGATGAGTTTTTAGAGAgatgtataaaaaaatcaaagggaAATATACTCATGAATTTTCAAGTTATACCTCCATCAGTCTTGAAAGGCACATCCTGA